The segment cctgaggCTGCTCCCACTCCGTCAGGTGTGGTGCTCCGTCCGGACGCCCGAGAGCTCCCACGAAGGGCTGGTGACCGACCCCCACAGCCCCGACAAGTATCGTGTCATCGGCACCCTCAGCAACTCCCGGGACTTTGTCGAGCACTTCGGCTGCCCCCTGGGCTCCCCCATGAACCCCGGCAAGCACTGTGAGGTGTGGTAGGGACGGGGAGGGTGCCGGGGACAGAGGGGATGATACTCTGCTgtgctccccctccccagaccTCAGTGGCTGCCGGAGCTGGCCACGGGCAGAGAGCAGTCCCCCTCCTGTGCTCACACTGCACACCCCACCTCTGCACCCTCCCCGGCACTCACGGCCCCACACCAGGCACCCACCGCAGCCCCATCCACGGCTCGGGGCTGGACACGGCCGGCAGAGAGGCTGTAGCATCCCCAAAACGCAGTtctgccccccagccctgaTGTGCTTGAGTCGGGCACAGCTCAGTGTCCCCTGCGCTGCGTCCCCCCCTCAGGCGGGCAGGTCCCGGGGAAAGCATTAGAGCCACgatccccctgctcctgccccccACCCTGCCGGAGATGGAGGCTGGGGGCTCCGCGCTTCCCTTGTCCCCTCCCACTCCAGCTTGGCTTCCCCATCCACCTCTGCTGGGACCAGCGGGCGGCAGCGGGGACTCTGGTGCCTTCAGTTGTGGGTGGCTGTCGCCGAGTTTATTTAACGATTAAAAGCAGTTTCCACTTACTGCAGCAGCTCCGGGTCCTTGGCGGTGCCGGGGCGGGGGGAGAGCTGGGATCTGAacgccgggggggggggggggcgactccagggctgggcacgAGTGGGAGGTGAGACATCCCGAGGGAGGGGAGCGGGGAATGAGACGTCTGGACGGACATTCCCTGAATGAGGGAAGCAGAGGTGTGGGGAAGAACACAGCAAGGCTGGTGGGGACGAGCCCGGGAGCCACGGGAGTCCCCGGTAAAGCCCAGCCCGGGGGTCCCGCTGCTGATCCCAGCCTGGCCCGAGCCTCCACTCCGAGCTCCCAGGGCCCGCCACGGCCGGTCCCGCCCCGCACAGCGCGGCCCCAGCCCCACGCCGGGGTCTCCCGAAGTCCCCGGTACCGGGACCCCGCGGGACTCATCTGCCGCGGACAGAGGCGCTCGCAAAGGCTGCTGGGAGTCGTGGTTCTGCCAGCGGACGGCGCAGGGCATGACAGGAACTGTAGTTCAGCGTGAGGGATGCTGGGAGGGGTAGTTCGGTCGCGGCAGGCCCGGCGCCTCACCGCGAGGGTTGAACTACATTTCCCAGCAAGAAGCGCGGTAGGGACAGGGTCCGGGCCTGGGCGCCTCGGGGGTACGGGGGCATCGGGGCCGGgcgccgcggcggggccgggccgggaccGAGCCGGGGGCTGGGCCGGGACAGATCGGGGGGCCGGACCCGGGGGGAAGCCTGGGCTAGGCCCCGGGCTGGGTCACGGATGTTGGGCCTCGGCCCGATCCCGGGTGCGGGACTGGGCCCCGGCTGGGCCCGGGATGCAGGGTCGAGCCGGGTACCGGGCACCTGTGGGTGTGGAGGTGAACTGCCCCCCTGGGGCCGTGGGCAGGCTTGGCCCTGGGGCGGCAGAGCGTAGGGACAGGGGCAGAGGAGCATCCCTGCCTTGGGGTCAGGGGCAATGAGACAAAGCGCcgccttggggacagggatccagggacaccCCTGCCTTCAGAACACGGGCAGTGGGATGTCCCTGTCATGGGTGACACGGCCCCATTCCCCAGACAACATGCTCACCTTGCAGGCGTTGTTGCCCAAGCCTGGCACCATGGACAAACCCATCACTCCGGGGGAGCTGCTGTGTCTGGGCTCCAGCCTCGCCTTCTCTGGCCTCTTCTACTACCTGTACAGGAGGAAAGCCAGAGTCGTGGCACGCATACAGGTAGCCCTGTCTCTTAGATGCTCTTTCCCAACCACTGTCTCTTCCCTACTGCCCTCCACTCTTTGATTTGGGTGCACACACTGATGCCTGCAGCCTGCTCCATCCTCTGGTGACTTCATGACATGCAGAATTGAGCAGGCCACATCCTGCCAGGGATCTCCACAGAGGCATTCTTGGCCTACTCactgccctttccctgcccatgCTCACACTCAGTCCATGCTCTTTCAGGAGGCCCCAAAGCTCCAGGTCGATGACAATTTGCCAGCCCTCGTGTCTGCAGCTGAGGGGCGGTGCCTGCCTTATGTTGCCCTGGAAGGTAAGGACACCCTGTGGCCCTGCACGAGGGACAAGGGCCAGATCTCCTCTTTTGGCCGTGACACATCCCTTGTCCTTAGGCAtagtgctgccagcccaggctgcactGACCAGCCACTACcatgaggggctgcagggcgtgatccagaaactgctgctgaaggagcATCGACTGATCTGGAATAGCTTGGCCCGAAGCTGGTGAGTGATGGGAAGGGACTGCAGGAGGGGGCTTGCAGCAACGAGTCCAGACCCCATCGTCTGGGGCTGTGTGAGAGGCAGAGAATAACTTGGTTAAAGACTTTAGTCCCTATCTTAGCTTAGCATTGAGAGATCAGAGCTTATCTGTGTTGTGgccagcaggaacagggcaGTGGTACTGGTACCAGTGGTATCCCCTGGTACTCAGCACcggtgaggccacacctcaagtcCTGTGTCCAGGTCTGGGTCCCTCAAGTCAGGAAGGccactgagctgctggagcaagtcctgagaagggcagcagagctggtgaagggctggagcacatgtctgatgaggagcagctgagggagctggggatgtttagcctggaggagactCTGGGGTGGCCCTAATTGCACTCTCCAACcccctgaaaggaggttgtagccaggtggtgatcagcctcttctcccaggcacccagtgacaagacaagaggaaatggcctcaagctgtgccaggggaggttttggTTAGAGGTTAGGAAGAACTTCTTCACATAGAGGATAATTAGACATTGGAGTGAGCTGtccagggagcaggaggctTCACCACCAGGGAGGCAGTGGAGTTGACGTCCTTGGAGGTATTTAAGGAAACACTGGACATGGCAtttagtgccatggtctggttgacagGCTGATATTCAGTCATAGGTTGAACATGATGATCTCAGAGCTCAACCTAACTGATGGTGTGATTCTCCACACCCCAACCCTCTGCACTTGCAGGAGTGAGAGCGAGCGGGTGCTCTCAGAGCAGATCTACACAGTCCCCTTCCTGCTGGCCTCGCCAGGCCCTGAGGCAGCCACACAGGTGAGTGTGGACAGCCCACTCCAAGCCGTCTGCCTGCCCCTGGAGATGGTGTACGAGCGGTTCCAGCAGCCATCCCACGGCTTCCGTGACCTGCTGGGCCAGTACCTGATCGGGGAGAAGCCCAAGGGCATCCTGGAGACGGAGGAGATGCTGCGGGTAGGGGCTGGGCTGACGGGCATCggggagctgtccctgcacccCGACGGCTCCCTGCACCTCCAGCCGCCGGCCCAGGGAGGCGAGTTTTTCCTGTGCCTGGGGGACTGGCAGACGGTGCTGTCGGAGCTGGAGTCGGCCAGCGGGCTCTGGAAGGGGGCGGCGTTGCTGTGCGCGGCAGCGGGGCTGGCCGTGCTCCTGCACGCCCTGTGCCGCGCCTACCGCCGCTGCCGCCCCAAGCAGCAACAGGAGGACAAGGAGCTGGATGGGGAGGAGGCCGGCGACCGGGCGCCCGAGGACTCGTGCGTGGTCTGCCTGTCACGG is part of the Vidua chalybeata isolate OUT-0048 chromosome 10, bVidCha1 merged haplotype, whole genome shotgun sequence genome and harbors:
- the LOC128792949 gene encoding mitochondrial ubiquitin ligase activator of nfkb 1-A-like isoform X2; the encoded protein is MQGRAGYRAPVGVEALLPKPGTMDKPITPGELLCLGSSLAFSGLFYYLYRRKARVVARIQEAPKLQVDDNLPALVSAAEGRCLPYVALEGIVLPAQAALTSHYHEGLQGVIQKLLLKEHRLIWNSLARSWSESERVLSEQIYTVPFLLASPGPEAATQVSVDSPLQAVCLPLEMVYERFQQPSHGFRDLLGQYLIGEKPKGILETEEMLRVGAGLTGIGELSLHPDGSLHLQPPAQGGEFFLCLGDWQTVLSELESASGLWKGAALLCAAAGLAVLLHALCRAYRRCRPKQQQEDKELDGEEAGDRAPEDSCVVCLSRPRECVLLGCGHICCCFRCFQALPTRLCPICRGPIDRVVPLYQA
- the LOC128792949 gene encoding mitochondrial ubiquitin ligase activator of nfkb 1-A-like isoform X1, with protein sequence MRQSAALGTGIQGHPCLQNTGSGMSLSWVTRPHSPDNMLTLQALLPKPGTMDKPITPGELLCLGSSLAFSGLFYYLYRRKARVVARIQEAPKLQVDDNLPALVSAAEGRCLPYVALEGIVLPAQAALTSHYHEGLQGVIQKLLLKEHRLIWNSLARSWSESERVLSEQIYTVPFLLASPGPEAATQVSVDSPLQAVCLPLEMVYERFQQPSHGFRDLLGQYLIGEKPKGILETEEMLRVGAGLTGIGELSLHPDGSLHLQPPAQGGEFFLCLGDWQTVLSELESASGLWKGAALLCAAAGLAVLLHALCRAYRRCRPKQQQEDKELDGEEAGDRAPEDSCVVCLSRPRECVLLGCGHICCCFRCFQALPTRLCPICRGPIDRVVPLYQA